The nucleotide sequence ctttagttaaggcatgtaaagattacactgggaaacaaatcgtaatctagataactagatcaatctaactgcgcagattaaacagctaacagatacagaaaaacactgctgtgctccggaacaggaagtgatacaataccgcagtgagagccaaccaccagtagaggcaagcaagggcatatctccacttctccagactagactcaacttgctctctactctcactacagatcacaatgtcatctgcaaacatcatagtccatggagactcctgtctgatctcatccgtcaacctgtccatcaccactgcaaacaagaaaggactcagagctgatccttggtgtaatcccacctccaccttgaatgagtctgtcattccgactgcgcatctcaccgctgtcacactattcttgtacatgtcctgcactaccctaacatacttctctgccactccagacttcctaatacaataccacaactcttctcttggcaccctatcataagctttttctaagtccacaaacacacaatgtaactctttctgtccttctctgtacttttccaacagtattctcagagcaaacattgcatctgtagtgctctttctcggcatgaaaccatattgctactcacagattctcacctgttttctaagcctagcttctactactctttcccataacttcatgctgtggctgatcagctttatgcctccgtagttactgtagctctgcacatcacccttgttcttgaaaataggaaccagcacacttcgtctccactcctcaggcatgctctcactttccaagattttattaaacaatctggttagaaactctactgccatctctcctagacatttccatgcctccactggaatgtcatctggaccgactgcctttccactcttcatcctcttcatagcagccctcacttcttccttgctaatctcttgtacttcctgatttactctcaccacatcatccagccttttctctcgctcattttctttattcatcaactcttcaaaatattccctccaccttctcagcacacactcctcacttgtcagcacattaccatgtgcatcgtttaccaccctaacctgctgcacatcctttccagctctgtccctttgtctggccacttggtacaagtccttttctgctttcttactattcaacttcttgtacagctcgcaatatgccttttcctttgcttttgccacttctcttctcgccttatgccgcatctccttgtactcctgtctactttcttcatctctccgactatcccaaaactttttcgccaacctctttctccttatgctttcctggacctcttcattccaccaccaatgttgtgtgggccgccagaagaggaggtactgctggcccaccaccagagggcgccctgcctgacgtgcgggcttcaggcatgagagggcgctgccgccacggacacagccgggggtgacagttgtcactcattatctcatgacagctgtcatccatctacacttcatcattccactccataaaaaccggacgtcatctccacctcgttgccgagatatcatctacctgtgaaggtaatattctcagccttaacactaaactgtgtcttagtctgaactctttttgcagctatttcctgtggtgttccttatctgagagattggcatttggtgtgatcaggtacggcttcgcttcacaccccaaccagataagtcattagacaggagctgcacgagtgtgtattggaggtggaggtggaattcccaccattgttgtttctgggtgtgcacgcacccacatatgactgtttttgctgctcgccagcagtaccagatccgacactcggagacggtggccacctggggactcggaacttggcggctccagtattctccaggttcggtggcggaggaaatcgtgtggttccagttcttctcaggacagacatcttctatcctcgagcctgcccacacgtcacctttgtggattgactgtttgctcaaattctgtaatcctctgtgtttttgttgtgctctttcacaacagtaaagtgttcatattcgactctttcattgtcctatcatgtacgccccctgttgtgggtccgtgtcactacactttcccaacaaccaagTCTCCTtgccttccttccactgtccagatatcatacccagtactgtcctagctgtctccctcaccacatctgcagtacttttccagttgtccaaaattgcttcccctccaaccgggGGGGGAAGCAATCACCAATCAAAATCACCAGAATTTTTGGTTGGCCGATAAATAGTAACAGATAAAATTGTGATGTTGCTAAAAACAATTACATGATATTCAAAACTTGTGAATTGTTCAAATAAAATAGGTTTGGTGGCCAAGGTGTTTGTTATGATAGATGCTGTGCCACCGCCCCTTTTAGCACCcctagtagaataaaaagaactaTAGTTCTGTGGAAGGACCTCAGTGAGAACTGCACCTGCATCTGCACCCAGCCAAGTTTCAgttaaaaataaacaatcaaaTTTTTTATCCAAAAGCAGGTCATTAACAATAAAAGTCTTATTTGAAAGTGAGCGGATATTTAAAAGGGCCATATTTAATATTATTGGAGTAGAATGGATTGTTGGATGTGGTGGAATATATTTAGATAATGATTTTAGATTATTATGTTTGAATGAAGATTTGTGAGAGTTTGACTGAGACCGTTCTGTGATAATGACTGGGATGTGGTGAATGCGGTTTGTTCGAGAGGCAGTGCTGGTGATGCATTGTGTGCGGGAGTGGGGAGGGGGCCATGTTCAAACCGCTAGCTTCCTCACATgaacacgttggtgtgtgtgctgaactgacggggtgtgtccgccgacaggagtggctgtggagatctgtggttctggacatcccagctggggaacacgtactgtgtttggacggacatgaactaacaactccccactgtgacgcacgtgtgtctgcttgctgtcctcatgtataaaaacatatatcactgttgcaatgggctgcagcgagtgtgcacaggctgccccaggtgaagcagaccgtcagatcataacatgcagcatgcaatctgaatgtcacgtcacccatgtgagctctgttccacacaaCATGATGTCTGTCCTGAGGCGCGCTGTCCACAGCAGATGTGGACaagataagagcacactgcttcatcattcatttcatgactgtacatctgtgaccatgggtcatctacagaggaagagacagatcatatttgtattgtccacttgataaaagggattcaacaaaatgcggtgtttttatatagtgtgtgtgtgtggtttttttttaaatacatccatgtccttcttgatatcaggcattttcccacaccttttgcAGGACAGcgaggtagctcagtggtaaagtttctgactggcaatgagagcttttgtaaattgcaggttcgaatcctgtggatggcatgtatttttttttttttttcactgcagcggcacgatgtggttacacaagcTGCAGctgtttgcactgtgttcctgcatgcatgaACCACTGCAGAGGCATGATGCACACCTGCCtgttggctcaatgttttcatggttcactcatacgagctgttctgctgtgagtcgccctgagttgtacttattcgtactatgtgtgaaggggcccttagtaagtcagggtttaaaatcctgcaggacacacaaggtccccctgctcacgccagcacaaGTCCAGGttaatttgaagttcaccagtaaccatctggatgatccaggggaagcatgggagaaggtcatgtggtcagatgagaccagagtagagctttttggtaccaactccactcgccgtgtttggaagatgagaacaacaccaagaacaccgtcccaactgttaagcatgggggtgaaaacatcagttttgggggtgcttttctgcaaaagggataggacaactgcaccatattgatgggagggtggatggggtcatgtgttgtgagattttggcaaacagcctccttccctcagtaagagcattgaagatgggtcgtggctgggtcttccagcatgacaatggcccgaaacacacagccagggcaactaaggagtggctccataagaagcatttctatgtcctggagtggcctagccagtctccagacctgaactcaatggaaaatctttggagggagctgaaactcaaaaccttaaAGATCTGGAGAAACTCTCTATGGAGGattgaaccaaaatccctgctgcagtatgtgcaaacttggtcaagaactgcaggaaatgtctgacctctgtacttgcaaatgtgtttgtttgtctatatgtggccctgcgacagcctggcgtcctgtccagggtgcaccccacctcacactctatgattgctgggataggctccagcccctgggacccttaactggactaagcggttgaagatgagtgtgtgaatgTGCGGTTTCTGTACcatatattaaggtctgtttttctttatcacttatttcatgcaataaaatgcaaattaatcatttaaaaatgatacagtgtgattctctgaatttttttattctgtctctcacagctcaAGTGTATCTATGATAAAAAATTAGATGGGAAACTTACAAAATCTAcagtggatcaaatgcttatttacctcactgtatgaaaattcattaaggtatgttttctataatatattccaaatCTAAAGTAGAACtcaactagtgtatactaaggtatatctaaaaatctaaaaagagagagagagagaagacaagaatagaagagtagaataaagTACAGCTACTTacgtgtctggtcttgagaaccaggaatggtaggttgaaaagcttttttatcccatgggaactctccctacacacccaAGCGGCTCAGGAAAATGGATATATCATAATTATATATCATAAGACATATCTTAAGAAAatagacatcatgtatataagtgatatttacataataagggtaataaacaacatatacaagaaatatagttactacataatatatgagttagcttgtaaaacctaaatattaatacaggagaagattgtaatatacgtatacctagtctgtagactagtagtaaaattaaattatagctagtaggctaagctttaaatatggttattttattatagaaacagaagctatgaagtAATATGtattaggtatctatctaaagttaaccctgctagcttactataaagaagacaaaatacatgttCTATATGCTAtctcatggaaaccccaaactcggtactatatgttgatatctattaaagaacccataaactgaagaataattaaaaatctacaacatgtaaaataaaaatgtaaataacaaaaataagctaactatcGTTAGAAGAGCTAccgttaaattagccgttaataagccaaccgtacctagctagccaacaagataaacaaagccggtaactaGCGTATAAAGTATAATTGTGtagtttaaccctacaataacggtataaacaaatacatataacaacaaatttaAACAGaagtgtgtattaacgttagcttcccaaacagaaaagaaccaactatattgttagctatgataaacagtgctacagccggctagataagctaacgttagctgttaggtactGTACCCCACTTCTCCATATTTATCATTAATATGATAATATTAGAAAAAGAACAGGAAAAACTTAAAGCATGCTgaaacgtatatatatatatatacggagACATGATATAATCTATGAAACCAATCCTACATGCGTCATTGTCCATCTGTtttacacagatacacacacacacacacacacacacaccaagtctGTTCAAAGGACCTGGTAGAGGTAAACGTAAGACATGACTTTAAGTTTGACCCCAGTGATGGGTCCTTTTGCTAATTTGACTGTGCCTGGGCTATTCCAGCACCTACCTGCATGTGGTTGCCAAATCTGGTGCAAGTTGGAGTGGAAATCTAAATTTCAATCTTTCACCTCAGTGTTGTCTGATCCCAATTACTGTGATTGGCAAAATTACAGTATGATTATTTCGGATATAAGTGTATTGTTAGATTAAAATGTTTGTAAATCACTTTTACTCAGCTTGTGTCTAACCTCTTttaccataaaaaaataaaataaaataaatatatatatatatataaattttgatCAAGAGAAAAAGTGTGTTTGACAAATACTTGCCCACTCATATACTGTTATTGTATACTTTTTTAGGTGGCAATCATCATCCCTTTCCGCAGTCGTGATGAGCACCTGAAGCACTGGCTATATTACCTTCATCCTATCTTAAAGCGACAGCAGCTGGACTACGGTGTGTATGTGGTTAACCAGGAAGGAAACGGAATGTTCAATCGAGCCAAACTAATGAATGTGGGCTACGCCGAAGCACTGAAGGAATATGACTACAACTGCTTCGTCTTCTCTGATGTAGACCTCATTCCTATAGATGATCGTAACCTCTACAGGTGTTTTGACCATCCCCGGCACTTAGCTGTGGCTATTTACCCTACAAGACCTACTTTGGTGGTGTTTCTTCATTGTCCATGAACCAGTATGTGAAGATTAACGGATTCCCAAATACTTACTGGGGCTGGGGTGGCGAGGATGATGATATATATAAGCAAATTATTTTCCACGGAATGTCTGTCTCTCGTCCTGACTTGGTGATCGGGAAGTACAAGATGATTCAACACAACAGAGACTTGTACAATCAGGTTAATCCGAAGAATCCAGAGAAAATTAAAAACACGCTGCAGACCATGGGTAGAGATGGGATCAACAGCCTCCAATACACAATCAAGGAGATTGTTAAGGATTTATTGTTCACGTTCATCACTGTGGATATTCAGGCTCCACATTAAATGATGCAAGCTTGTGAGCTAGTTCAGACAAGCAACTCGAGCAGCTTACTCCATATAAACTGACTAACAcaatgcctgtggggatccacgggttctagattgggtcgtgtttataaaatgggtagctgacattttttcaagggtggaaataaattatgcaaagtttgtatAATGATCTTAACTGAAAGTGTaggaaataaaattaaaacattttgtggataattgtatttattatttggcacattcagTGGATGTCATGTTTTAAAACAGGCAAGATTGAGATATTGTCTGTTCGTCAAGTACGGATTTtctgaaaatgaattgaattgttgctgaaaatgggtCCCAAAAATTGAGCCGCCTCACTGTCTTGAGGCTGtgaaaagccagctcagcgtGAAGCCGAGAAGGAGAAGCCGaacagaaatggaacagaaaaagggagaaaaacaacgagagagaaagagagacagagggagagagaaagcgagagagagggagagagagagcaaacaagagacagaaagagggagcgagagagagacagacagagagacacaggggacttaatttttactctaacacttgctttgacaatgtaaacatacaatcccaattccagtgaagttgggacattgtgtaaaatgtaaataaaaacagaatacaatgatttgcaaatcctcttcaacctataatcaattgaatacaccacaaagacaagatatttaatgttcaaactgatagactctcCGGTTTTGTGCAAAAatcttttgaaatggatgcctgcaacacgtttcaaaaaagctgggataggtgcaacaatgctcaaagaacacctgtttggaacattccataggTGAAAAGGGtagttggaaacaggtgagtgtcataattgggtataaaaggagcatccccaaaaggcacagccattcacaagtaaagatggggcgaggatcaccactttgtgaacaactgcatgaaaaaaaaaatagtccaacagtttaagaataatgtttctctacattcaattgcaaggaatttaaggattccatcatctacagtccataatataatcagaggattcagagaatctggagaactttctacacgtaagcggcaaggccgaaaatcaacactgaatgcccatgaccttcgatccttcaggcggcactgcagtaaaaaccgacatcattgtgtaaaggatcttaccgcgtgggctcagcaacacttcagaaaaccactgtcagttaacacagttcgtcactacatctacaagtgcaagttaaagctctaccatgcaaagagaaagctatacatcaacagcatccagaaacgctgcagccttctctggacccaagctcatttgaaatggacagacgcaaagtggaaaagtgtgctgtggtctgatgagtccacatttcaaattgtttttggaaatcatggacgttgtgtcctccagacaaaagaggaaaaagaccatccagattgttaccagcaaaaagttcaaaagccagcatctgtgatagtatgggggtgttttagtgcccatgggatgggcaacttacacatctgtgatggcaccattaatgctgaaaggtacatccaggttttggagcaacacatactgtcatccaagcaacgtctttttcagggacgtccctgcttatttcagcaagacaatgccaagccacattctgcacatgttacaacagcgtggcttcgtagtaaaagagtgcgggtactagactggcctgcctgcagtccaaacctgtcacccattgaaaatgtgtggcgcattatgaagcgcaaaatacaacaacggagaccccggactgatgaacaactgaagtcgtacatcaagcaagaatgagaaagaataccacctacaaaacttcaacaattagtgtccccagttcccaaacgcttactgagtgttgttagaaggaaaggtgatgtaacacagtggtaaacataccactgtcccagcttttttgaaacgtgttgcaagcatccatttcaaaatgaaacatgttgcaggcatccatttcaaaatgacgcaagaacttgataaaaatgtgtgactttgggactattttatgttttgtctccaaTGCGCTTTCTGTGTCTGTGGGCTcgcgccacagcgggccactcacaccgtccccctctctgctgtgtggagctgtggcaaactctggcaacaggtccagaaactacgctcgctgttttgatgcggagcactcGGCAGCCCACacggatagaaccgttctcttcttctttcccgtcttcaatcttgtccagttcgtccgatgttaaatctttacgccattgcttttgctgttcttctcgtttgctctcctcctctttccatttctcaaatgttttattttggccaaaaatattaaaattcacttggaaatccatgttttatcgcatttatgtcattcacctgtcaaaacacagctgatctgcgccaactgatttgcgcgttgctatggtgacgaccagagcggagtgattataacagcgacttaactcgccgaactacgtgtgcgtatacacgaaaataatgcacgccagttagacatggaattctcactgaccatggtataatagTGTTGGATATGCACTCTGGGGAAAATGTTCCTGCTTCttacatttttcatttatttcaaaagtAACAAAggtgaaaattttgaaatgtttttatCTGAGTGTCAGCAGAATTTTTAATTAAAGTTTATTTATGAGGAGGACATCCCGACAATTAAATCAATAAACAAATGCAGAGTATTTTGAATCAAATCTCATACTACATGTGGGTGTGTTTTAATGCACCACATTAACTCCAATCAGGTTTTCAGACATTGTGTCAGCAGTCCCGCTGCTTCACCCCAGCCCCCTTCCTCCCACGTGCACAGTCCCCTTTTTATTGGCTGGCACAGTAGTTACTATGAGAACGTGTGTGGAGGGGCTGCCATGGTGAATGTGGGGTAAAGCTTCTGAATGGTGCTTAAGGCACcattcccctctctctctctctctctctctctctctctctctttgtaatTGGTTTTGGGATTTGGATGTTTTTGAGATATCAACGACCTAATTTCTCTCTCAAGCTACCAGGCAGCatttaaaattgtatataatgtgCAGAAACCCATCACGACCACATCAATGTTAAGATGAACAATAATGATCTCTAATCTGTAAAACAAGTTCCTTCTACCAGAATCAGCAGCTCACTTTCTTTTCTAATAAAGGATTTCTGTGTATCATTTGTTTTTCTGAAAAGCTGAAGATATAAAAGCATGAGAATTTGACTATAACTCCAAAtttgtcttggtgacttccctctaCTTTTTGAGAACTTCCTACTTTGGACAGATGGACCACACAGTCCCACATTGTTTGAACTTGCATTTCATAATTATTTACGTAAAATGAAGTTcacaacatattcagtgacttataaATGTTTAGAGATCCACCCTCTGatttatctaaagaaaactggcaaagtGAACATTTCCTGTGAAATCATCAAAGTGTGCCAAAAATTGTGTTGACATCTTATGCCTGtatgtttattttaattatatgAAAGAACTTTTGCTGTTGTTGCTTAATACATTTTGGCTgttattgttatatggctgggggggcctggctgccggtttgttgctgtctgttggttttcctcccaggtggcgtgcgtttgggactgagtggctgtgttgctgaggctgtcaggacctcaccctgatcacctgcgactcgtcaggactcacagctgtggtgcatctggatggattggaacatgttggcatttaagactggagtgcacagtgtgtatttgccagagactcgaccttgtgaccagacgggtgagatcgtcgtctcgggagccatctcatcaacagcggatgctgagaacgtccaggtttgatgcacagtctgtgaaagaggagggggtgaggtttcacgctcgtcagcacacttcctgaggtacgttagattttgtgactaacatttatacagtcagtaaatgtggtgtccctcacaccttattgtattgagctgtttgttagtcatgtatcagctttcactgcagtggagttttgtgaactgattgttccatgcctgcaggttgggaagctgattagtaatcaagccaggaagtgtttgctgtttgtacacctttaagtgttctgtgtgtagagtgtggactcacataatggttccttctttcacagactcggttgttgaggccacctggggggtgtcggcggggtccttgggtccgaaacagcttctggctccggaccgctagcgctgctgggagcgcac is from Thalassophryne amazonica chromosome 1, fThaAma1.1, whole genome shotgun sequence and encodes:
- the LOC117504796 gene encoding LOW QUALITY PROTEIN: beta-1,4-galactosyltransferase 1-like (The sequence of the model RefSeq protein was modified relative to this genomic sequence to represent the inferred CDS: inserted 1 base in 1 codon); this encodes MLRKIFHALIVFTIFSLLYSVVFLVYNKYKFTVFSKRRTDVENGMGTPELIFNNLTQDVKQHNLNSMSKTLTLCPDTPPNLAGPLRVEFDHKWTLDDVRKKVNSSLEQGGRYKPPDCISRHKVAIIIPFRSRDEHLKHWLYYLHPILKRQQLDYGVYVVNQEGNGMFNRAKLMNVGYAEALKEYDYNCFVFSDVDLIPIDDRNLYRCFDHPRHLAVAXLPYKTYFGGVSSLSMNQYVKINGFPNTYWGWGGEDDDIYKQIIFHGMSVSRPDLVIGKYKMIQHNRDLYNQVNPKNPEKIKNTLQTMGRDGINSLQYTIKEIVKDLLFTFITVDIQAPH